In one window of Legionella fallonii LLAP-10 DNA:
- a CDS encoding non-ribosomal peptide synthetase: MDTQKTIHGLFEEQAKRKPNNIAILYGKYSLTYDELNKKANQLAHYLLAMDIKPDTPIAFCMDRSFECLITILAILKVGAGYLPLDPAHPKERLLFILNNSNTSLLITKSELKEQFTQYQGKTIFLDSSYQKIDKQPTHNLNLVIDAKQLAYVIYTSGSTGRPKGVLIEHQSVVNYAHWFTDYASIHTKQRVDFSSNHTFDMAVTTSIAPLMLGLTIVICDIETKKNLRHYLTHIKSSKINIIKTTPSFFKVLLQEVKNKFIALPYLKTIILGGENLSSTECKAWLKLYPKHILYNEYGPTETTVAVSQYKISVDTVADLELNVPIGTIGHNINCIILDTHNNPVANQEIGELHIGGICLARGYLNQPEITQRQFIPDPFSQEKNARLYKTGDLCLLRDDGVLEYFGRTDSQVKIRGFRIEQGEIEQHLAAHPAINAAVVIAQKDSLNEDRLLAYYILKEPTGALTSGDLREYLQNLIPDFMIPSAFISVSSFPLTANGKLDPALLPTPQLTANQPYRAPQTDVEKTITAIWSEELGVKTIGLDDDFYELGGHSLSAARIISKINRVMGTNISLRDFYFATNIAQLSAIITKTKKRKIIKLKQKSTSHSMGKDIPLSDFQFMLWIADTFESKAKKLNITARKRLQGTLDKAALEFAFDAVLKKQEILFYRILKLKPAQLIQKNLSFKITEIDLNSLGKQDSEKVLKDSMDELISYYPWPKDSPLIIAKLFHLKNNEIELQISIPHIVCDDFSPEILLSDLSQFYLLYKHQSNKTLPQQIQKGVELKDEHSFASLHESSDKPFHVTELSQTAETNKSYKEYIFNEQDYVQKHLDRDICFWDKYMKDAGLFTFSPAHIVKNMKAKQIAFSTYTPIPESTLHQFKQFCARSHMSLNEGLSAAVALALCHCTDITQQQTPYTYVNIIKSTRDNEVYDDIIGCFLRLEPVKIALNKTSTLETITKQIHQSTIDTSRYLQCPDLVKLSAISTFRQKKKLIKNFAINVFTSLYATIFSLPEINRKIFKLCSKRLSSFKRTNHFLININVQKNFISAKQENKLNLFGLDATDIKSYQYDLLQINNVFDVCFIRDENIRTPYLVISANLKPEFRDLIAKEILRIMETATSSPHEHTVNITYIN; the protein is encoded by the coding sequence GTGGATACTCAAAAGACAATACATGGATTATTTGAAGAACAAGCCAAACGCAAACCAAATAATATCGCCATATTATACGGTAAGTACTCCCTTACCTATGATGAGTTAAACAAAAAAGCAAATCAGCTCGCCCATTATTTATTGGCTATGGATATCAAACCCGATACTCCTATTGCTTTTTGTATGGATCGCTCTTTTGAATGTCTAATCACCATCCTCGCTATATTAAAAGTGGGAGCTGGTTACCTACCCTTAGACCCAGCTCATCCGAAGGAACGATTACTATTTATATTAAATAACAGCAATACGTCACTTTTAATCACTAAATCTGAATTAAAAGAACAATTTACTCAATATCAAGGAAAAACGATTTTCCTCGATAGCTCTTACCAAAAGATTGATAAACAACCAACTCACAATCTCAATCTTGTAATAGACGCCAAACAACTCGCTTACGTCATTTATACTTCTGGTTCCACGGGAAGGCCTAAAGGGGTACTTATTGAACATCAATCGGTGGTTAATTATGCACATTGGTTTACTGATTATGCCTCTATTCACACCAAACAGCGCGTTGATTTTTCATCCAATCATACGTTTGATATGGCTGTAACAACATCAATAGCACCACTCATGTTGGGTTTAACCATTGTAATTTGTGATATTGAAACAAAAAAAAATCTACGACATTACCTGACGCATATTAAAAGCTCTAAAATTAATATCATTAAAACGACCCCTAGCTTTTTTAAAGTACTCTTACAGGAAGTAAAAAATAAATTTATTGCCCTTCCCTATTTGAAAACCATTATTTTGGGAGGAGAAAATCTCTCTTCGACAGAGTGTAAAGCTTGGCTTAAGCTTTATCCTAAACATATTTTATATAACGAATACGGTCCTACAGAAACTACGGTGGCAGTATCACAATATAAAATTTCCGTTGACACTGTTGCTGATTTAGAACTCAATGTCCCTATTGGCACAATCGGACATAACATCAATTGCATAATTCTTGATACTCATAATAATCCGGTTGCTAATCAAGAAATAGGTGAGTTACATATAGGAGGTATATGCTTAGCTCGAGGCTATTTGAACCAACCGGAGATAACACAAAGGCAATTTATCCCAGATCCTTTCAGCCAAGAAAAAAATGCCCGACTATATAAAACAGGTGATTTGTGTCTATTGCGTGATGATGGAGTACTTGAGTATTTTGGTCGAACTGACTCTCAAGTAAAAATACGCGGATTTAGAATAGAACAAGGAGAAATTGAACAACATTTAGCGGCACATCCAGCCATAAATGCAGCTGTAGTGATAGCCCAAAAAGACTCTTTAAATGAAGACAGACTATTGGCCTATTACATCTTGAAGGAGCCGACAGGAGCACTTACTTCTGGTGATTTACGAGAATATTTACAAAATCTTATACCAGACTTCATGATTCCATCAGCGTTTATAAGTGTTAGCTCTTTCCCGCTAACAGCAAATGGTAAATTAGATCCAGCCCTACTCCCCACACCACAATTAACCGCCAATCAACCATATAGAGCACCACAAACTGATGTAGAAAAGACTATTACTGCCATTTGGTCAGAAGAATTAGGAGTTAAAACAATTGGCCTTGATGATGACTTTTATGAATTAGGTGGGCATTCTTTATCCGCAGCACGAATTATTTCCAAAATAAATCGTGTCATGGGAACAAACATTAGCCTACGTGATTTTTATTTTGCCACTAATATTGCTCAATTAAGTGCAATCATTACAAAAACCAAGAAAAGAAAGATCATCAAATTAAAACAAAAAAGCACATCGCATTCTATGGGTAAGGATATCCCTCTTAGTGATTTTCAATTCATGTTATGGATAGCCGATACTTTTGAGTCCAAAGCAAAAAAACTAAATATTACTGCGAGAAAACGTTTACAAGGAACACTAGACAAAGCTGCCCTAGAGTTTGCCTTTGATGCAGTACTAAAAAAGCAAGAAATATTATTTTATCGAATTTTAAAACTTAAGCCCGCACAACTAATACAGAAAAATTTATCATTCAAAATTACTGAAATTGATCTGAACTCATTAGGTAAACAAGATAGCGAAAAAGTACTTAAAGACTCTATGGATGAACTCATTAGCTACTATCCATGGCCTAAAGATTCTCCATTAATTATTGCCAAATTATTTCACTTAAAAAATAATGAAATAGAATTGCAAATCAGTATACCTCACATTGTATGTGATGATTTTTCACCTGAGATTTTGTTATCTGATTTATCACAATTTTATCTTCTTTATAAACACCAATCGAACAAAACCTTGCCACAGCAAATACAAAAAGGGGTAGAACTCAAAGATGAACATTCCTTTGCATCACTACATGAAAGCTCAGACAAGCCGTTTCATGTAACCGAATTATCTCAAACAGCAGAAACCAATAAATCCTATAAAGAATATATTTTTAACGAGCAAGATTATGTTCAGAAACATTTAGACAGAGATATTTGTTTTTGGGATAAATACATGAAAGATGCTGGTTTATTTACCTTTTCTCCAGCCCATATTGTAAAAAACATGAAAGCCAAACAAATAGCCTTTTCAACTTATACTCCAATACCAGAATCAACATTACACCAATTCAAACAATTTTGTGCGAGAAGCCATATGAGCCTCAATGAAGGCTTGTCGGCAGCAGTTGCTTTAGCCTTATGTCATTGTACCGATATTACACAACAGCAGACACCTTATACCTATGTTAATATCATAAAATCGACACGAGATAACGAGGTTTATGATGACATAATTGGTTGCTTTTTAAGACTAGAGCCTGTCAAAATCGCCCTAAACAAGACCTCTACTCTAGAAACTATAACCAAACAAATACATCAATCTACAATTGACACCAGCCGTTACCTACAATGCCCTGACTTGGTAAAGCTATCAGCGATTAGCACGTTTCGTCAAAAGAAAAAACTGATTAAAAATTTTGCAATCAACGTTTTTACTTCTCTTTATGCAACTATCTTTTCTTTGCCGGAAATAAATCGGAAAATTTTCAAGCTTTGCAGTAAGCGCTTATCATCGTTTAAACGAACGAATCATTTTCTCATTAATATTAACGTACAAAAAAACTTTATCTCTGCAAAGCAGGAGAATAAATTAAATCTATTCGGCTTGGATGCAACCGACATAAAAAGCTATCAATATGACCTATTACAAATAAATAATGTCTTTGATGTCTGTTTTATACGCGATGAAAATATCAGAACTCCTTATTTAGTCATTTCAGCAAATTTAAAACCCGAATTTCGTGATTTAATTGCAAAGGAAATACTGAGAATCATGGAAACAGCAACATCATCTCCTCATGAACATACAGTTAATATAACCTACATTAATTAA
- a CDS encoding hotdog family protein, giving the protein MEKSKKDDVIIQLHHQYIEQQKAELLHYLKVMSMLMNVTADIKLLSKPTVSSEVRGEMERGTGVDSSTVPTKQFTDTLTFRKKSIEHSDMSLLPNEKQVLEKTERQTEEHTSAPEDFQVIPTEQLLSKPELKSSKESFLFDRDQLVEHATGKVSSVFGAEFLPMDHYPHRIRLPAPPFLMVDRVLAMSIDQTGSSVSTITTETDIDTSKWYLFENRMPLGLMLEGAQGHMFLLSQLGLDFINKPKGLLYRMIGGQFEILGSMPYLGETIRYDIRVSPLIDKKIFKIEYDCYVRDVLIAIVRNGKVGFFSREEMEHSRGIQWQPKNESIHQELTLPQVKCTRSHFLREHIVAFANGDLFSCFGSGFEFGQTHRYSPRIPNGTLLMLNEIRDFDPSGGLFQRGYLRAIQKVTPDDWFFKCHFLNDSVLPGTLSVEATIQALAFYLAGMGLTLDKDGWRFEIVTEKEYSYSARGQVTPAHDKVIYELHVREVITAPYPTVFADILAKTSEEAAIYHIKSFGLRLVPDTPLSRETELLITSEQRDPNALIDSDGIILDYRTFLESALGKQAIAFGSQYHQYDEGKKMARLPAPPYQFLSRVTALQGEKSAFKTGTEVSMAYDIQTNAWYFEENNSPMMPFCVFLEALLQASGWLILYIGTVLQSNNERYVRNLEGSLHVKDVPSSQSGTLTTSVHVANLSSAGDMDIETFTFKSLCGDQIISEGQTTFGFFSKQSLAQQVGLPTTEAQLSVLNRPSNLSIDLNHDRDGYNKNGLYIAKNRLLMIDRITGYWDHEGQCSLGLLRAEKDVKPNDWFFKCHFYQDPVQPGSLGLEGMLQLLQFYLMQQTGWDNFTNPCFESPAIGTTINWKYRGQVLSFHKRSIYTMDILSLEKGGNFLLATAKASLWVDDKQIYDAHFSVRLANKNQD; this is encoded by the coding sequence ATGGAAAAGTCCAAAAAAGATGATGTAATTATTCAATTACATCATCAGTATATAGAGCAACAAAAGGCTGAATTGTTACATTATCTAAAAGTCATGTCCATGTTAATGAACGTTACCGCTGATATTAAGCTTCTTTCAAAACCCACTGTATCGAGTGAAGTGCGAGGAGAAATGGAGCGCGGAACCGGAGTGGATTCGAGCACCGTACCGACGAAGCAATTCACCGATACATTAACGTTTCGAAAGAAGTCTATTGAACATAGCGATATGTCATTGCTACCCAATGAAAAGCAGGTATTAGAAAAAACAGAGCGTCAAACTGAAGAACATACTTCAGCACCTGAAGATTTTCAGGTCATACCAACAGAGCAGTTACTCTCTAAACCAGAGTTAAAGTCATCAAAAGAATCATTTCTCTTTGATCGTGATCAATTAGTAGAACATGCGACAGGAAAAGTTTCCTCTGTATTTGGTGCAGAGTTTTTACCTATGGATCATTATCCCCATCGCATAAGATTACCCGCGCCCCCATTTCTTATGGTTGATAGAGTACTTGCGATGTCAATCGACCAAACAGGCTCTTCCGTGAGCACCATCACGACAGAAACTGATATCGATACAAGTAAATGGTATCTTTTTGAAAATCGAATGCCTCTAGGATTGATGCTCGAAGGAGCACAAGGACATATGTTTTTGCTATCACAACTTGGCTTGGATTTTATTAATAAACCCAAAGGCCTGCTATACAGAATGATTGGCGGCCAATTCGAAATATTAGGTTCGATGCCTTATTTGGGAGAAACTATTCGTTATGACATTCGTGTATCACCACTGATTGATAAGAAAATTTTCAAAATTGAATACGATTGTTATGTAAGAGATGTACTTATAGCCATAGTAAGAAATGGAAAAGTCGGCTTTTTTTCTAGAGAAGAAATGGAACATTCCAGAGGAATTCAATGGCAACCAAAAAACGAGTCAATCCATCAAGAGCTCACCTTACCTCAAGTTAAATGCACACGCAGTCACTTTTTAAGAGAACATATTGTTGCATTTGCCAATGGTGATCTGTTCTCCTGCTTTGGGTCAGGTTTTGAATTCGGGCAAACACATAGATACAGCCCGCGCATCCCCAACGGAACCTTGTTAATGCTTAATGAAATAAGAGATTTTGATCCTTCGGGAGGACTTTTCCAGAGAGGCTACTTACGTGCAATACAAAAAGTCACTCCTGATGATTGGTTTTTCAAATGCCATTTCTTGAATGATAGCGTGCTCCCGGGAACCTTATCTGTTGAAGCGACAATACAAGCATTGGCATTTTATCTCGCAGGCATGGGACTAACTCTAGACAAAGATGGATGGCGATTTGAAATCGTCACTGAGAAAGAGTACTCCTACTCTGCTCGCGGTCAAGTCACTCCAGCCCATGATAAAGTCATTTATGAACTCCATGTTAGAGAAGTTATTACGGCTCCCTATCCAACTGTGTTTGCAGATATTTTAGCGAAAACCTCTGAGGAGGCAGCAATTTACCATATAAAATCCTTTGGACTGCGATTAGTACCCGATACCCCCCTTTCCCGGGAAACTGAATTGTTAATCACGTCAGAGCAAAGAGATCCTAACGCTCTTATTGATAGTGATGGAATCATACTCGATTACCGCACATTTTTAGAGTCAGCTCTGGGAAAACAAGCAATTGCATTTGGCTCACAATACCATCAATACGATGAAGGTAAAAAAATGGCGCGTTTGCCAGCCCCTCCCTATCAATTTTTGAGCAGGGTGACTGCATTACAAGGAGAAAAAAGCGCCTTTAAAACAGGGACAGAAGTCAGTATGGCATACGATATACAGACTAATGCTTGGTATTTCGAAGAAAACAACTCCCCCATGATGCCTTTTTGTGTTTTCCTTGAAGCGTTGTTACAAGCATCAGGATGGCTTATTTTATATATAGGTACTGTCTTACAAAGTAATAATGAACGCTACGTACGTAACTTAGAAGGCTCCCTACACGTCAAAGACGTGCCGTCTTCTCAATCAGGCACACTGACTACCTCTGTCCATGTAGCCAACCTCTCTTCAGCTGGTGATATGGATATTGAAACCTTCACGTTCAAATCACTCTGCGGGGATCAAATAATCTCCGAGGGTCAAACGACTTTTGGCTTTTTCTCAAAGCAATCTCTTGCTCAGCAAGTGGGTTTACCTACTACTGAAGCACAGTTATCTGTCTTAAACAGACCGTCTAATTTGTCCATAGATTTAAACCATGATCGAGATGGATATAACAAAAACGGTCTTTACATCGCGAAAAATCGCTTGCTAATGATAGATCGTATTACTGGTTATTGGGATCACGAAGGGCAATGCTCCTTAGGATTGCTCAGGGCAGAAAAAGATGTTAAGCCCAATGACTGGTTTTTTAAATGTCACTTCTATCAAGATCCGGTGCAACCTGGGTCATTAGGCTTAGAAGGAATGTTACAGTTGCTGCAATTTTATCTAATGCAACAGACTGGCTGGGACAATTTTACTAACCCCTGCTTCGAGTCCCCTGCAATAGGAACCACGATTAACTGGAAGTATAGAGGACAAGTACTGTCATTCCATAAGCGTTCTATTTATACGATGGATATACTGAGCCTAGAAAAAGGAGGTAATTTCTTGTTAGCAACAGCAAAGGCGTCACTCTGGGTAGATGATAAGCAAATATATGATGCTCATTTTAGCGTTCGCTTGGCTAATAAAAACCAAGATTAA
- the fabV gene encoding enoyl-ACP reductase FabV: MMIVQPKIFGFICTTAHPLGCFKNVEEQVNYIKKEGQFTGIKNVLVIGASTGYGLASRIAAAFGSQAKTIGIIFEKPADEKRTASPGWYNTASFEEIAHEHGIYAKTINGDAFSKEVKQQAADLIRNDLKSVDLVVYSLASPRRTHPITGEVFNSVLKPIGRPFTSKTLDPFKGVVKEVTLEPATEAEINQTIAVMGGEDWEMWIDFLREENLLSEGAITVAYSYIGPPVSHAIYKDGTIGKAKEHLQQTAHKLNQKLEKINGKALVSVNKAVVTQASSAIPVIPLYMSMLLKIMHEQGSDESCIEQINRLFKEQLYSGAPLHLDDEGRTRLDDRELTDKVQGEINRAWSQIATENINQLADVQKYRDEFMRLFGFANRSIDYNAEITQFIPIKSLTQSENKTENYQPVIKLIETEEQQREIAELRYKVYQEILKINHPYMNHETKQFKNDEDANLLHTFGAYINEKLIGMIRGTLYHKISGQQTTSLLAEYRSLGRDILSYNTASLDNSAEISGFIVLPEYQKYGVAPLLMGEIIQLGIRLNPNLQFVFIETYAHLVKYYQFFHFRPIMQPVFNKKYGCEKFIMCLHIDDLIDKSHAIQKQLKFKL, from the coding sequence ATGATGATAGTACAACCTAAAATATTCGGCTTTATCTGCACAACAGCACATCCTTTAGGATGTTTTAAAAATGTCGAAGAGCAAGTAAATTACATTAAAAAAGAAGGACAATTTACTGGGATAAAAAATGTTTTAGTGATAGGTGCATCGACAGGTTATGGTCTAGCAAGTCGTATCGCAGCGGCCTTTGGCAGCCAAGCAAAAACTATTGGCATCATTTTTGAAAAACCAGCCGATGAAAAACGTACTGCCTCCCCTGGATGGTACAATACAGCTTCTTTTGAAGAAATAGCCCATGAACACGGTATTTATGCAAAAACGATTAATGGCGATGCTTTTTCTAAAGAAGTGAAACAACAAGCCGCTGATCTAATACGCAATGACTTAAAATCAGTCGACCTCGTTGTTTACAGTTTAGCTTCTCCTCGCCGTACCCATCCGATAACAGGAGAAGTATTTAACTCTGTTTTAAAACCAATAGGTCGTCCTTTTACCAGTAAAACACTTGATCCGTTTAAAGGTGTAGTAAAAGAAGTGACCTTAGAACCAGCTACAGAAGCAGAAATAAATCAAACCATTGCCGTAATGGGAGGTGAAGATTGGGAAATGTGGATAGATTTCCTGCGTGAAGAAAACCTTTTATCCGAAGGAGCAATAACTGTAGCTTATAGTTATATAGGTCCACCAGTATCTCATGCCATTTATAAGGATGGAACCATTGGTAAGGCCAAAGAGCATCTTCAACAAACAGCACATAAACTGAATCAAAAACTTGAGAAAATCAATGGAAAAGCTCTTGTTTCTGTTAATAAAGCAGTAGTCACTCAAGCAAGCTCTGCTATTCCAGTTATTCCATTGTATATGTCCATGCTACTTAAGATTATGCATGAACAAGGAAGTGACGAAAGTTGTATTGAGCAAATAAACAGATTATTTAAAGAACAACTATACTCAGGAGCCCCGCTCCATTTGGATGATGAAGGTAGAACACGATTAGATGACCGGGAATTAACCGACAAGGTTCAAGGGGAAATAAACAGGGCTTGGTCACAGATCGCAACAGAGAACATAAACCAATTGGCCGATGTGCAAAAATATCGTGATGAATTTATGCGTTTATTTGGATTTGCCAATCGCTCCATAGATTACAATGCTGAAATCACCCAATTCATCCCCATAAAATCGCTCACTCAAAGTGAGAATAAAACAGAAAATTACCAACCTGTAATTAAATTAATCGAAACCGAAGAACAGCAGCGTGAGATCGCCGAACTAAGATATAAAGTCTATCAAGAGATACTCAAAATTAATCACCCCTATATGAATCATGAAACAAAACAGTTTAAAAATGATGAAGACGCTAACTTATTACATACATTTGGTGCGTATATTAATGAAAAACTCATAGGCATGATACGTGGAACCTTGTACCACAAAATTTCTGGGCAACAAACCACCTCTCTACTCGCCGAATATCGAAGTCTAGGACGCGATATCCTCTCTTATAATACAGCCTCTTTAGATAACTCAGCAGAGATTTCTGGTTTCATTGTTTTACCTGAATATCAAAAATACGGTGTGGCTCCATTGCTGATGGGAGAAATAATACAACTCGGCATACGGCTCAACCCCAACTTGCAATTTGTCTTTATCGAAACTTACGCCCATCTTGTAAAATACTATCAGTTCTTTCATTTTAGACCGATTATGCAACCGGTGTTTAATAAAAAGTATGGCTGTGAAAAATTTATAATGTGTCTCCATATTGATGATTTAATTGATAAATCACATGCAATCCAAAAACAGCTAAAGTTTAAACTATAA